In Carassius gibelio isolate Cgi1373 ecotype wild population from Czech Republic chromosome B20, carGib1.2-hapl.c, whole genome shotgun sequence, the following are encoded in one genomic region:
- the aida gene encoding axin interactor, dorsalization-associated protein: MSDVTKTVQKWHASFKKGTDFDSWGQLVEAIDEYQILARQLQKEVQSSNSHEFTEEQKKTLGKLATCLEMRSAALQCTQSQEEFKLEDLKKLEPIIKNILTYNKDFPFDVQPVPLRRILAPGEEENLELEEELEAGTGAGSTPSFPSRVPGTLLPRLPSEPGMTLLTLTIEKIGLKDAGQCIDPYITVSVKDLNGIDLNPVQDTPVATHKEDTYIHFSVDVEIQKHLEKLPKGTAIFFEFKHYKPKKRFTSTKCFAFMEMDEIRPGPIVIELYKKPTDYKRKKLNLLTKKPLYLHLNQTLHKD, encoded by the exons ATGTCAGATGTCACCAAAACCGTCCAGAAATGGCACGCGAGTTTTAAAAAGGGCACGGATTTTGATTCGTGGGGGCAGCTGGTGGAAGCCATCGATGAATATCAAAT actgGCAAGGCAACTTCAGAAAGAAGTGCAGTCATCAAACTCGCATGAATTCACCGAGGAACAGAAG AAAACCCTGGGAAAGCTTGCAACATGCCTTGAAATGCGAAGTGCAGCCTTACAG TGCACACAATCTCAAGAGGAGTTCAAGTTAGAAGACCTGAAAAAACTGGAGCCCA TTATTAAGAACATTCTGACCTACAACAAAGATTTCCCTTTTGATGTCCAACCAGTGCCTTTGAG GAGGATTCTTGCGCCAGGTGAGGAGGAGAACCTCGAGCTGGAGGAGGAGCTGGAAGCTGGGACTGGAGCAGGATCAACTCCATCATTCCCTTCAAGGGTTCCAG GTACGCTGTTGCCACGATTACCCTCGGAGCCAGGAATGACTTTGCTCACGCTGACGATAGAGAAGATCGGTCTGAAAGATGCAGGACAGTGCATTGACCCGTACATTACAGTCAGTGTTAAAG ATCTGAACGGAATAGACTTGAACCCAGTTCAGGACACGCCAGTGGCCACGCACAAGGAGGACACGTATATTCATTTTAGCGTGGATGTAGAAATCCAGAAACATCTAGAAAAACTACCAAAAG GCACAGCTATTTTCTTCGAATTCAAACACTACAAACCCAAAAAAAGATTCACTAGCACAAAGTGTTTTGCTTTCATGGAAATGGATGAAATCAGACCAGGTCCCATTGTTATAGAACT GTACAAGAAACCGACTGACTACAAGAGGAAGAAACTCAACCTCCTGACAAAGAAACCTCTTTACCTGCACCTCAACCAGACTTTGCACAAAGACTAA
- the brox gene encoding BRO1 domain-containing protein BROX, producing the protein MTHWFHRNPLKATAPVSFNLYGVASSPAANKICNDLRTTRARLLDAFTDATCTPEIMKKSSDEYFALLQGFILPLDGTTQENKLRFIQNFKWTDTLQGNIASAQQDAIFELVSMAFNVAIWYTKFASRLAGKENITEDEAKDVHKSLRIAAGIFKTLKETHIPRLITPAEKGRDLETRVIDTYIVQVQAEAQEVTIARAIELKHNASLIAALSFETANFYQKADHTLNTLDPECSSKWKKYLQLKQHFYMAYAHCYHGQTLLAADKCGEAIRSLQEAEKFYSRAEALCKEYRQMKGPGSTVRPSEQLFFKKLGALIKNTLEKCQRENSFIYFQKVPAEAPALELKASYGLAEPTPFELPPLSAQCTPEVYATFDLTRGPKDDKVKAKHEEEIKPLKEPDLKPQKDTGCVVS; encoded by the exons ATGACTCACTGGTTCCATCGAAACCCTTTGAAAGCCACGGCACCTGTGTCCTTTAACCTGTATGGTGTGGCATCCAGCCCCGCTGCTAATAAGATCTGCAA TGACTTGAGAACGACGCGTGCCCGACTGCTGGATGCGTTCACAGACGCCACGTGCACCCCAGAGATCATGAAGAAATCCAGCGATGAATATTTTGCTCTTTTACAGG GATTCATTTTGCCGCTGGATGGAACCACACAGGAGAACAAGCTCCGGTTCATCCAGAACTTCAAATGGACTGACACTTTACAGGGAAATATTGCAAG TGCCCAACAGGATGCTATTTTTGAGCTGGTGTCTATGGCCTTTAATGTGGCCATCTGGTACACCAAGTTTGCCTCACGACTGGCCGGAAAGGAGAA caTCACAGAAGATGAAGCCAAAGATGTTCACAAGAGTTTGAGAATCGCTGCTGGAATTTTTAAAACCCTTAAG GAGACTCATATTCCTCGACTCATCACTCCTGCAGAGAAGGGTCGCGACTTGGAGACCAGAGTCATTGACACCTACATCGTACAGGTTCAGGCGGAGGCTCAGGAGG TCACCATTGCCCGAGCCATCGAGCTGAAGCACAACGCCTCCCTCATCGCAGCGCTGTCCTTCGAGACCGCAAACTTCTACCAGAAGGCCG ATCACACTCTGAACACTTtggatccagaatgcagcagtaaATGGAAGAAATACCTGCAGCTGAAGCAGCACTTCTACATGGCGTAT GCACACTGCTATCATGGACAGACTCTTCTCGCGGCTGATAAATGCGGAGAGGCCATCAGATCCCTGCAGGAGGCAGAGAAGT TTTATTCCCGCGCTGAAGCCTTGTGTAAAGAGTACCGTCAGATGAAGGGTCCGGGCAGCACGGTCAGACCCTCGGAGCAGCTCTTCTTTAAGAAGCTGGGCGCGTTGATCAAGAACACCCTGGAGAAGTGCCAGAGAGAGAACAGCTTCAT TTACTTTCAAAAGGTTCCTGCAGAAGCTCCGGCGCTGGAACTGAAGGCTAGTTATGGTTTGGCTGAACCGACTCCATTCGAGCTCCCGCCTCTCAGCGCTCAGTGCACACCTGAAGTCTACGCGACCTTTGACCTGACCAGAGGACCCAAAGACGACAAG GTAAAAGCGAAGCATGAGGAGGAGATAAAGCCTCTGAAGGAGCCGGATCTGAAGCCGCAGAAGGACACGGGATGCGTGGTCTCCTAA